The following proteins are co-located in the Haloarcula marismortui ATCC 43049 genome:
- a CDS encoding cupin domain-containing protein: MSTVTTGRTLDANGDPVPGTGFELDPDSQFADRVRERTGPVTSHPTRPVWGIPLEGSGDTIRTLSVFGPGYGGPPEHYHEQSPERFEVERGSLTMMLDGTDHEVTAGETATVETGVTHTFRNDTDKRAVVITNIYSPGRLRQVLPTLGGLAHDDEGNPENPLQQALVADRLDGNTVFTRQERLEPLSRLLTPVAELAGYQGAYAKYTQPAFWERHVEQPDL; encoded by the coding sequence ATGTCAACCGTCACGACAGGCCGGACGCTTGACGCCAACGGCGACCCCGTTCCGGGAACCGGGTTCGAACTGGACCCCGATAGCCAGTTCGCCGACCGAGTTCGGGAGCGAACCGGCCCTGTCACGTCACATCCGACCCGACCTGTGTGGGGCATCCCGCTGGAGGGATCGGGCGACACCATCCGGACGCTCAGCGTCTTCGGACCCGGCTACGGCGGGCCACCCGAACACTATCACGAGCAGAGCCCGGAACGCTTCGAAGTCGAACGGGGCTCGCTGACGATGATGCTTGATGGCACGGACCACGAGGTGACGGCGGGCGAAACGGCCACCGTCGAGACAGGCGTCACGCACACCTTCCGGAACGACACCGACAAGCGAGCCGTCGTCATCACGAACATCTACTCGCCGGGTCGACTCCGGCAAGTACTCCCGACACTCGGCGGTCTGGCCCACGACGACGAGGGAAACCCCGAGAACCCGCTCCAGCAGGCCCTCGTCGCGGACCGTCTCGACGGCAACACAGTCTTCACGAGACAGGAACGGCTCGAACCGCTGTCACGGCTCCTCACGCCGGTCGCAGAACTCGCTGGCTATCAGGGCGCCTACGCGAAGTACACGCAGCCGGCCTTCTGGGAGCGCCACGTCGAACAGCCTGACCTATGA